CTTAATGACAGCCCAGGTAGCTGTCAACAGAGGACAGCCCAGGCGACAGCAATCTGTCTTATCTGTTCAAGCAGATCCAGGCTCTCATACACTGGGGAGCCTCCTGGTCTGTTCTCCAGCAGATGCACCCCTGACTACCCTTCCCTATGCATGCTGGGGaaaacccccaacacacaccctgGGAAGAAAGCCCTGGCAGCCTCTGGAATTGGATTTCGGGCCTCCCTTAGAACCCCAGGCTGGAGATCCCAGGAGGCTCTGAAGTAGCCTTGCACAGATGAGGCCCAGAACTTATCCTACTGAAGCTGCTTGAAGGAACAGTCCTATCACTCGGACAGCAGTGGCCCCGACCatggcagagaaggaagaagacactGAGACAGACTGTCATGCATGCTGGGTCCGAATGCCCTGAGACGCTTGCCTCTGCTTGGTCTATTCCCTTCTGAACCCCACTGAGACTGCTGGATATGAGGAGCCCCTGCAGCCACAAAGGCCAGGGGCTCCCCCAAGGCTGAACACATGCTGTGAAGGGCTGACAGGTGCCTCTCCTATCATATACCCCCGAAACTGGACAGGGCCCTGTCAAGCCTATAACTCATCTAGGCAGTCCTTGAGGGAGAGGGGCTGGGTAGAGGCCATGAGTCCTACCCGTTGTTTGAAGTAGACTCTCTCGTCCAGGGTCAGCGTGTCGGCCTTGGCAATGACAGGGACAATGTTCACCACCTTGCTTAGGCGCTTCATGAATTCAATGTCCAGGGGCCTGAGCCTGAAATGGAACAGTGCAAAAGACTCAGCTTAGGGGTCCCCTACCTCAGGCATCACAGTGGGGGCCATGTTGGTAGAGGGTTAAGGTTGGGTCTTAGAAGGGTTCAGGGTGAACACACTCCCCCTATGGAGCTGAGGGCAGGGAACCAGAGTAAAACTGACTCTAAGGTCCCTCATCCTCAAGATCATCAGAGTCCTGGACACTGTCCACTCAAAGAATGACCTGGCTCACATCACTGTCATGCGTTGGGGCTTTCAATGTCagggaaaaggagaaatgggAGACGGTGTCCAGAAGCTCCAGGCTCCTGGGACAGGCTGGCTGTTCCCAGATCAGCCTGGCTCCAGAGACCCAGGGTTCTGATACAGGGAGGGGGTACAGGCTGGCAGAAGCCCTGAGCCTGGGCATCACTTTCTCATTGGAATGGCATCTTCTCCATAGCAGTATTGTCTGGCCCAGACAGCCTGCAGGAAGTGAAGCTACAGCCAGAAGCCGAGCAAAGATGGCCAGAAGCCACTACTGTCCCCTGGGACTGAGTGGCTGGAGGAAGAAACCAGGCGAGGTGCCCAGCTAGGGCCCTAGTCCAGAGGGTCACCACTGGGGAAGCGCCTCTGGCTCTCCACGCTTGATGCcatgtcagtctgtctgtcaACCTTAGCCTTGCCCCAGACTGTGCCTGGAGCAGCTGCAGAACCCCAAGCAAGCCAGCCCAGGTGAGGCCTTATGGCACACCCTGCCATGAACGGGCTCTTGTGAGCCCCATTGGAGCTGATCACTACAGCCCAGACACCTATATTTGGGTTTTTACAACCAGACCCCAGTGAGACTTACACCCTCTAGACAGTGCAAGATGAAAAGTCACTTCAAAGCCCAGGCTCTTAAACCCAGGGAGGAGCTGGGAACAGCCTGGAGCGTACAGACTCCAGCAGCTGTGTCCAGGAGGCACCATATCTGTGAGTCCTCAACTCTTCTAAACAAGCTAcctccagctcctgctgccttcTGAGCCCAGGACTAGATATGTATCCCACATGGAGTCAGGACAAGCGACCAGGATATCCAGCAAGGAGAGGGACAACACTTATGTACCGGGGACAGATGAGACTTACAAGACTTACAAGAGCCAAGAACCCTAGTTCTTGACCAACCATCAACAGTCTGCCTGGCTCAGGGGAGGGAGATtccgaaacacacacacacacacacacacacacacacacacacacacacacacacacacagcctgacaGTCTCATTCCATCTGCAGAGGCTGCCTACCAGATTCTAGAACACCGCAGGGCCTGCCCTGGCCTCAGTTCTATGGATAAAGGGAAGAAGACACTCAGGGAGCCACCCAGTCCAGAGGTCACCGAAAACTTCTAAGGGCACAGACAGCCCCATAACAGTGCTGACACAGCTCTGACTCagtacccaccccacccccggccccATGCCCAGTGTCAGATGGAATCCTGCATGTATGGGAACTGGGGATTCCCACCATCAAGACAAAGGGCCCAGCATGGGACATACGAGTGGCCGGTGGCTGGGATGAAGTAGAGGCAGCAGTGGACGCGGGTGTCAGGAATACGCTTCTTGCGGTTGATGTTGACCTCCTCCTGCAGGTACTTCTCGTACTGGTCATTGATAAACTTCATAATGGGCTGCCAGCTGCATGGAAATCCGGGTTAGCCTGTACCCCAAATGGAACCCCTCCTACCATGTCCACTCTAAGCCCACCCTCCCGAGCCTCCATGACAGGCTAATTCCCAGAACTGTCTTGACACCCAGCCTCTGATTTCATACGGGAATGGCTGGCTGTTGCAAAGACAAACCAGCCTTATTTCAGATTTTTCTGCCACATTCTCTATGCTGATCTTTACCCTGGAGTGGGGAACCCACCCCAGATGGGTCCCACATGACCCCATTTTGATCTAGAATGTTAAACCCCAGATGCATGGGTTTAGGGTTTGAAGTGATCTTATCTGGGGGACTGGCCTCCAGTGGTATCACAGAGCCCCAAGACCAGCCAGGCTTTCCCCCatgaaggaagcttctctgaggtCAACCTACCAGTTCTCATTGTTGATGTGATCCCCAAAGCCTGGAGTATCAATCACTGTCAGCTTCATTCGGACCCCTTTCTCTTCAATATCTGCACAAATCATAACACACCAGGTCAGAGGAGTCACTCCAAGCCCTCAAgtttcctggctagcctggagtgTCCCAGAATGGGCTGTAATAACAGTTGAAGTTATGGCAAGGGGCAAGTGACCTCTTCTGGGTGGTGCCAGCCATGACTCTTTAGCACAAAGCTCAGTCTGGGGGTACATGGGAATCCAGACGACTCTCACTCAGTCTCAATGTACCCACAGGGTCATGGTGACCTCTCCAGTGCTATGCCCTTGACCCCACACTCTGGGAAAAGGCAGTCCCTACACCCAGCCTCCGTGGTCCTGACCGTGGGTGATCGACTTGATCTCAATCGTCTTGGGGATGCGTTCCTCCGAAGTGGGCTGCACTGACTTCCGGCTGATTTTGGACTTGAAGAGTGTGTTGATTAAGGTGGACTTCCCAAGGCCACTCTGccctggagagagaaggggaggcgGGTTGGAGGCTCTCCAAGAACACAGTTCATGGCTACATTACACTATGACCAGGACATCCTTAGATGGCCCTGCCTGGGGCTTCACCTCCTCAGCGGAAGTCCAGGGTTGAGTTTAAACCCCAGTGTGGGACTCTGGGGCCTGGTTTAACTCAGCAGAGCTCCTTCCTGGTCCTAGGAAGGCTACCCAAAGCAGGAAGGGACACCAAGATTCCAGAGATATGGGCCTAGGTAGCTGCGGAGCAGGCATGACAGCCCCAAAGAGATGTGTCAGCTGTCTGAAGAAGATCTGGGCAGAACAGACATACAGACAGTTCCTCAGACAGAGCCCTGCAGTCAAAAGCCTATCTGACTCTGTTGGTTTAGGACATCAGCCTATGACAGGCATTTGCCCCAGACAACGCCATGGAGAGCAAGCACAGTCCCATTCAGAGAGTAAAAAATTGCCTGATGGGCCAGATACAGTGGCActcttaatcctagcactggggagacaaagacgggcagatctctgtgagttcaaggccaccttggttTACATAAGCAAGTTCTAGCCTCGTCACAgagtgaaaccctatctccatGTATGAAAACACTATctctgaaagaaagaatgaatgaatgaatgaatgaacttgtTCCTTCCAGCCAAGAAGGTCCCCTTCTCAGGGTTACAGAGATGACCACATGTGTGGCGCCCAAGCCCTCTGTACACAACCTGTTTAGGTCATGCTGATTGGCCACCTACCATTCGTGACATCTAGCTGTCCTAGGCCACAGGAAGAAGGTGACTACTACACCTCACTTTCTGGGTAGACAGCATAGCTGGGGCTCCAGGAAACCTCCAGCCAGGCCTCCGGTATGAGGGTTGAGCCCTACTTAGGCTTGGAGGCCGGTGTCATTGGTCACAGAAGGCTTACACCTGCTCGGTGTTTCCTCACGCAGGGAGCAGGCTCTCTGTGGAGTCACTGGTGGGTGTAGTCCCTCCTCTCAGCACATGTACCATATCTGGTATGTCTCACTGGTTGACCCTCAGGTCAGAGCTATCCCCCTACTTTACAGTGAGGAAGACAGTCTGAGAGTTGCTTGGATGCAGGGGCTGAGGCTAACCCCCCACCCCGCATGGCCTGGAGGGCCTGTAAGACTCACCAACCACCATGATGTTGAACTCAAAGCCCTGTTTCATAGCCTTCCTGCGCATTTGCTCCAGGATGGAGTCGATCCCCACATAGCCAAACTCCATGGGGGCCTTCTCGTTCCGTGATGCGGGCGTCTGCTTGAGCATGGCATCTCTGGTGTTGTCAGCCATGTCGCCAACACAGCTGGGAGTCACCTCGGAGTCTGGGGAGGGAGAAACGGGTGTAAGAATGGAATCTGCAGCCAGCATACTCAGACAGGGAACCAAGGCTGCAGGTCAGCGACTTGCCCATGAAACTCCTGCAGAGCACTGCAGAACTGAAATCCCCTGTATGGTCGCATTCATTTGGTCCACACCACTCAGCCACCTGCCTCTCAGGGCTGTCTCTGCCAGCTCTGCCAACCAGGGCTCCCCTGGTTCCAGGAAGGCAGCAAGAACTTTGTTCCATATTCTCTTAGCCCCAGGTCCTGAGGGCTGAAGCCACGCCCTTCACCTTTGTCAGAGTTTACAGTAACTGTAGCACCCAGGGCCCTTCGTGGTCCAACAGGTGACCACAAGCAGCTCCCAGGGGAGGAGTGATCTGATCTCTATCTGCCTCTTCCAGACCTGACCCATCCTCACTGGGAGTGTCTCTACTTCCAGGTGCCCCACCCATACAGTCCTGAGGCAGGGTAGGCAGGAAACAGGCTATGGCAGACAGCACGTGCCCCTCACCCTCAGCAAAGGCCAGGGTTTGCAGGTCTGTGGACAGGCTAGAGGTTAAACTCCAAAACTTCAGCTTCCTTCAGGAGGTCAGCGTTAGAGCCTCTGGTGGCTGAGTGCACGGTCAGATGGTGACCCTAGGTGCTCGCACCCTGCAGGGGTGTGCAAGGCTGGTTCCACCCGGTCTGGTTGAACTACAGTATACCTAATTGCTATGCAGAGACAGCAAGTCAGTGCGGCTCTGAAACACAGGCTGCTATGGGGCGGCTGAGGCAGATGATACATTATTGTAAAGCCTCAAAGACATCTCTTTCAACCACTATGGAAGATGTCAGCAGTCTCAACTTATGACCCCACAGCCCAGCCCCCCAAACACAGCCAACACAGAGGGGTCACCAGCTGCTCCCGGGTTTCCTTCCCTATGTCTGTTCTACCTCCAGGGAAGGGCTCCCCAGCTCTGTCCCCATGCACACTAACCTCAAAGGAGGCTCAATGCATACTTGTGCCTTCTCCCTCGGAGAAGAAGGGAACCAACCAAAGGTGTTGGGAGGTACCATCCCAAGTGAGCAAGGGCCAGGAAGCAGCAAAAAGATGGgtctgtaccacagggacttttgCAGGCTTTGGTTAAACTCTCTCCACTTCCGGGGAAAACACTGAACTCAGGCTGACTCGTTCCCGACATCCTCAGCTAGCTCAAACCTGACCGTTTCTGCCCTGAtggcttttctctctgttttattgGCATGTCCAGCAGGAGCAAAGTCGGACACCGCACTTCTCAGCATCTTCTCCGGGCTTGAGAGGCAGGATGGACAGGAGAAATGGCTTGCAGAGCTAGCTTCAAGAAGGAAATGTGGGGATTACCCTCACAGGCAGCTGGTTTACAGGCCAGtcatttcctgtttctcttcctctactgCAGGCACCTCTACTTCCCGCACAGGGGGAGCAATTAAAAAAGAGAATGCTTGTAAACACACCAGGAGCTGCCACGGGGTCCAGACACCCCCAAACAATGACACAGACAGGTCATAAGGGCCAGTGCCTCCCATCAGGAGCACCCTCAGCCCAGGTCAGTCCTCTCCACAAGGCTTCAAGAGTGTCTTGTCAGCTCTCCACTCAGAAATACTCTCCTGGGTTTCTAGCatctttaaataaacaaagacCTTGTAACATCTGGCCCTAGAACTTGTGGCTTTGGGGCCCACTTCCTGGAGAATGACAAGGGGCCCTGCCTTGCTGTGCAGTGGTTCAGGCCTTGCTCACATGACTGAAAATTGCTTCCATCTGCAGTCTTTGCCCTACCCCCACCTCTCTGCTCAACAGCGAAAGGAGGTGGGGCCTGTCCCCCAACTCTCCCTAATCGCCCCCATTCAAGGAAGGCACGCCTTGGCCCCAGGTGGCCCTTCTACATGTATTAAGGTTCACAGCAGaaacccaaaccaaactaaacatcCAGCCTGCCAGAGGCCCTGCTTGAGAAATAATAAGAACACAGTAGAGCCCCATGCTTTGCAGGGGCTCTGACCATTTCTGGCACACCCCTGTGACCCTTCCTCCTGGGAGAGCCTCCCTATCCACCTGCCTATCTGGTTGGGAGGTAGAACCTCTACCCAGAGTTGCCTGGGATCCCAGACCTGGAGCTCCAGGAGTGACCAGAGGCTTTCCCAGAATCCACCATGTCATCACTTGTGCCAACAGATGCATCCTGGGTCTGCACAGCCCAAGGCAATATCTGCAAGTCACTTCCACCTTTAAAATGTGTGgtaaaggatggagagatggctcagcaattaagagagctcactgctcttccagaggtcctgagttcaattcccagcaaccacatggtggctcacaaccatctgtcatgggatctgatgccctcttctggtgtgtctgaagacagctacagtgtactcagatacataagataaataattttttaaaatgttaaaatgtgtgGTAAATTTTACCTTCTTAGAGATGTCTGAGGCACTCCCCACTGTCCTGACCAGCCTCCTACCAGCCCCTGGCAACCTTCACTATGTCTAAGATCCTTGAGTAAGTGGGGGTTAGATGATCTCTGGCTTTTGGCTTATTTCATACAGAATAATGAACATCCTTAAAGCCCACCCGTGCTGTAGCACATGCCTTCTGAAGGTTTGATGATATTCCTTTAGTGAACACATttagtcttaaaaagaaaaggctcaacttacatgattttattgtttaacgattttttaaaactgttttaattatatgtatgcatgtgtgtctgtgtatgggtattGTGTGCCTGAGTACAGGTGCCCAGgcaggctagaagagggtgtcagagcccctctggagctggagttacaggcagctgtgagacGCCAGACATGGATGTTGAACtcagtcctctagaagaacagtatgtgctcttaaccactgcgccacctctccagcccctacacagtgagtcttttctccatttatcTGTCCACAGGCACTTGAGTGCTTGCTTCTGATTGGCTGGTGTAAATACTACAGTGTGAACATGGGTATGTAGGCACTCAAGAGCTTGGGCtagctctccctctcttccttcttccctctgtccctctcttagtctggcttcaaattcaatgatccccctgcctcagccctctgagtactgggattacaggcatacacatacCATCACGCCCAGAAAGAGCGTGCTTTCAATGGTTTGGGACACACATCCAGATGTGAgctgttctatttttatttttgaggaaccAGCGAAATGCATTGCATGTGACTTCCAAGCGCTGGAAACTGAACTCGTTCAGGAAAGATGCATGGTAAGAATCCATTTTAGCTCATCTCAGTTTTAAAGACCTACACGAGCCTGACAAGTGTACCAGACAGCCTGACACTCCTACTTTACAGAGGGGGCATGAGGTCTACACGCTGACTCTTTCCTGAAATATCGCTGGATGGTCAGATGAACAGAGACCAGACCTTGACTGGACTTCTCACTCC
The nucleotide sequence above comes from Arvicanthis niloticus isolate mArvNil1 chromosome 6, mArvNil1.pat.X, whole genome shotgun sequence. Encoded proteins:
- the Septin9 gene encoding septin-9 isoform X7; its protein translation is MADNTRDAMLKQTPASRNEKAPMEFGYVGIDSILEQMRRKAMKQGFEFNIMVVGQSGLGKSTLINTLFKSKISRKSVQPTSEERIPKTIEIKSITHDIEEKGVRMKLTVIDTPGFGDHINNENCWQPIMKFINDQYEKYLQEEVNINRKKRIPDTRVHCCLYFIPATGHSLRPLDIEFMKRLSKVVNIVPVIAKADTLTLDERVYFKQRITADLLSNGIDVYPQKEFDEDAEDRLVNEKFREMIPFAVVGSDHEYQVNGKRILGRKTKWGTIEVENTTHCEFAYLRDLLIRTHMQNIKDITSNIHFEAYRVKRLNEGNSSAMANGIEKEPEAQEM